The following coding sequences are from one Humulus lupulus chromosome X, drHumLupu1.1, whole genome shotgun sequence window:
- the LOC133803319 gene encoding esterase-like isoform X2 — protein MNKKCVVSLCIALWCVTITIGPVFGSEEECDFPAIFNFGDSNSDTGGLASAFPAFLNPPYGDTFFGEPSGRFSDGRLIIDFIGKSEKRLRLTPKEEDFKKALYTFDIGQNDLGQGFFGNMSIQEVNATAPDIVNTFSNNFKNIYNISGGKSFWIHNTGPIGCLPYILENFQSAERDEVGCAKPFNEVAQYFNHVLKQAVAQLRNDFPSASITYVDVYSAKYSLFTHPEKYGFEQPLVACCGYGGKYNYSVGCGGTTTTVNGTQITVGSCRRPFVKVNWDGIHYTEAANKHVFDKISTGAFSHPPRPLKRACYNSY, from the exons ATGAATAAGAAGTGTGTTGTGTCTCTGTGTATTGCGTTATGGTGTGTTACCATAACTATAGGCCCTGTGTTTGGTTCAGAGGAAGAGTGTGATTTTCCGGCAATCTTCAACTTCGGCGACTCCAATTCAGACACAGGCGGATTGGCCTCTGCCTTTCCAGCATTTCTGAACCCTCCTTATGGGGACACCTTTTTTGGTGAGCCTTCTGGAAGATTTTCAGATGGCCGACTCATTATCGATTTCATTG GGAAAAGTGAGAAAAGATTGAGATTGACGCCGAAAGAGGAGGATTTTAAGAAGGCTTTGTACACATTTGATATCGGTCAAAATGATCTGGGCCAGGGCTTTTTTGGTAACATGTCCATACAAGAAGTCAATGCAACCGCTCCCGACATTGTCAACACTTTCTCAAACAACTTTaag AATATATACAACATTTCAGGGGGCAAATCATTTTGGATTCACAACACAGGGCCAATAGGTTGCCTTCCCTACATTTTGGAGAATTTTCAGTCAGCTGAAAGAGACGAGGTTGGGTGCGCAAAGCCTTTCAATGAAGTAGCTCAGTACTTTAACCACGTTTTGAAGCAAGCGGTAGCTCAGCTCAGGAACGACTTTCCTTCCGCTTCAATCACATATGTGGATGTCTACTCCGCCAAATACTCCTTGTTTACACATCCTGAAAAATATG GATTTGAACAACCCTTGGTGGCTTGTTGTGGGTATGGAGGGAAGTACAACTATAGTGTTggatgtggaggaacaacaacTACTGTTAATGGAACACAAATAACTGTGGGTTCGTGCAGACGACCCTTTGTTAAAGTTAATTGGGATGGAATTCATTACACTGAGGCAGCTAACAAGCATGTGTTCGACAAAATATCAACTGGGGCTTTCTCTCATCCACCTCGTCCTTTGAAAAGGGCATGCTACAACTCTTATTAG
- the LOC133803319 gene encoding esterase-like isoform X1 codes for MNKKCVVSLCIALWCVTITIGPVFGSEEECDFPAIFNFGDSNSDTGGLASAFPAFLNPPYGDTFFGEPSGRFSDGRLIIDFIAESFQLPYLSAYLDSIGTSYIHGANFATSASTIRLPNRIIPGGGFSPFFLDIQYTQLVRLKSKSSSTTTRKTGKSEKRLRLTPKEEDFKKALYTFDIGQNDLGQGFFGNMSIQEVNATAPDIVNTFSNNFKNIYNISGGKSFWIHNTGPIGCLPYILENFQSAERDEVGCAKPFNEVAQYFNHVLKQAVAQLRNDFPSASITYVDVYSAKYSLFTHPEKYGFEQPLVACCGYGGKYNYSVGCGGTTTTVNGTQITVGSCRRPFVKVNWDGIHYTEAANKHVFDKISTGAFSHPPRPLKRACYNSY; via the exons ATGAATAAGAAGTGTGTTGTGTCTCTGTGTATTGCGTTATGGTGTGTTACCATAACTATAGGCCCTGTGTTTGGTTCAGAGGAAGAGTGTGATTTTCCGGCAATCTTCAACTTCGGCGACTCCAATTCAGACACAGGCGGATTGGCCTCTGCCTTTCCAGCATTTCTGAACCCTCCTTATGGGGACACCTTTTTTGGTGAGCCTTCTGGAAGATTTTCAGATGGCCGACTCATTATCGATTTCATTG CGGAGAGTTTCCAACTGCCGTACTTGAGCGCATACCTAGATTCCATTGGAACAAGCTATATCCACGGTGCAAATTTTGCCACGTCAGCTTCAACCATCAGACTTCCGAATCGCATCATACCAGGAGGTGGCTTTAGTCCCTTCTTTCTCGACATTCAATACACCCAACTCGTTAGACTCAAGTCCAAGTCTTCTTCAACCACTACTAGAAAAAcag GGAAAAGTGAGAAAAGATTGAGATTGACGCCGAAAGAGGAGGATTTTAAGAAGGCTTTGTACACATTTGATATCGGTCAAAATGATCTGGGCCAGGGCTTTTTTGGTAACATGTCCATACAAGAAGTCAATGCAACCGCTCCCGACATTGTCAACACTTTCTCAAACAACTTTaag AATATATACAACATTTCAGGGGGCAAATCATTTTGGATTCACAACACAGGGCCAATAGGTTGCCTTCCCTACATTTTGGAGAATTTTCAGTCAGCTGAAAGAGACGAGGTTGGGTGCGCAAAGCCTTTCAATGAAGTAGCTCAGTACTTTAACCACGTTTTGAAGCAAGCGGTAGCTCAGCTCAGGAACGACTTTCCTTCCGCTTCAATCACATATGTGGATGTCTACTCCGCCAAATACTCCTTGTTTACACATCCTGAAAAATATG GATTTGAACAACCCTTGGTGGCTTGTTGTGGGTATGGAGGGAAGTACAACTATAGTGTTggatgtggaggaacaacaacTACTGTTAATGGAACACAAATAACTGTGGGTTCGTGCAGACGACCCTTTGTTAAAGTTAATTGGGATGGAATTCATTACACTGAGGCAGCTAACAAGCATGTGTTCGACAAAATATCAACTGGGGCTTTCTCTCATCCACCTCGTCCTTTGAAAAGGGCATGCTACAACTCTTATTAG